The following proteins are co-located in the Triticum aestivum cultivar Chinese Spring chromosome 1A, IWGSC CS RefSeq v2.1, whole genome shotgun sequence genome:
- the LOC123132876 gene encoding 14 kDa proline-rich protein DC2.15-like, which yields MAMVARAALLLAMVVVASATYCPPPPAPVPVPRYGSCPQNALKLHVCANVLNLVKAKIGVPPAEPCCSLLDGLVNLDAAVCLCTAIKANVLGIHLNVPIDLSLILNNCGKICPADFQCIH from the coding sequence ATGGCCATGGTAGCGAGAGCCGCGCTGCTCCTGGCCATGGTGGTCGTGGCAAGCGCCACCTACTgccccccgccgccggcgccggtgccggtgCCCCGCTACGGGTCGTGCCCCCAGAACGCGCTCAAGCTGCACGTCTGTGCCAACGTGCTGAACCTGGTGAAGGCCAAGATCGGCGTGCCGCCAGCGGAGCCCTGCTGCTCGCTCCTCGACGGGCTTGTCAACCTGGACGCCGCCGTCTGCCTTTGCACCGCCATCAAGGCCAACGTGCTGGGAATCCACCTCAACGTCCCCATCGACCTTAGCCTCATCCTGAACAACTGCGGCAAGATCTGCCCGGCCGACTTCCAGTGCATCCACTAG